The DNA segment GGTTGTGGTGATGGCGGCGAATCGGGTGCTGGCCTGTTCCGAGGGTGCGCGGCGGGAAGGGATTCGGCGGGGGATTCGGCGGCGGGAAGCTCAGAGTTTGTGTCCGCGAGTGATTGTGGTGGAGCACGATCCGGGGCGGGACGCGCGGGCGTTCGAGCCGGTGGTCGCCGCGATTGAGGACGTCGTTGCGGGCATCGAGGTGATCCGGCCCGGCGCGTGTGCGGTGGCGGCGCGAGGACCCGCACGGTACTTCGGCGGTGAGGAGGCCGCCGCGGAACGGATCGTGGAGCAGGTGGCTCAGACCTGTGCCGTGGAATGCCAGGTGGGGATCGCCGATGGAGTGTTCGCCGCCGGCATCGCGGCGCGTACGGGCATAGTCGTCGGTGCGGGGGACGCACGGGGGTTCCTTTCCTCAGTACCGATCTCGGCTTTGGAGAAGCCGGACCTGACCGACCTGCTGAAGCGGCTCGGGGTGGAGACGCTCGGGCAGTTCGCTGCGTTGCCGGCAAGTGACGTGCTGACGCGGTTCGGGTTCGAGGGTGCGCTGGCACATCGGTTGGCGTCCGGTTCTGATCACCGGCCGCTCGCGGTTCGGCAGCCGCCGCTGGATCTTGCGGTGGAGGAGACCTACGACGATGCGCTGGACCGGGTGGACGTGGCCGCGTTCGCCGGGCGGGCGCTCGCGGAACAACTGCATGAACGGCTCGCGGCGCACGGCCTGGCCTGCACGCGGCTCGGCATCGAGGCGGTGACCGGGGACGGGCAGGAGCTGTACCGGGTGTGGCGGCACGACGGGATGCTCACCGCCGCTGCCATCGCCGAGCGGGTGCGGTGGCAGCTCGACGGGTGGCTCACCGGGGCGCGGCGTGGAGCGATGAGCGGACCCACGGCGGGACTGGTACGGCTGAGGCTCGTTCCGGACGGAGTGATGGTCCATGTCGGACTGCAGCCCGGGCTCTGGGGCGAGACCGGGGCCGAGCGGGAGCGGGCGCATCGGGCGTTCAGCCGGGTGCAGGGCCTGCTCGGGCCGGATTCGGTGGTGACGATGGTGCTCGGCGGCGGGCGCTCGGCGGACGATCAGGTGCGGCTGGTGCCGTGGGGCGACGAGCGGGAACCGGCGCGGCCGGCGGCGGAGCATCGGGAGCCGATTCCGGGGGTGGTCACCGAGCCGTTGCTGGGGAAGCTGGCGTCGGTGACGCATCTGAGGCCGATCCACGTGCTGAGCAAGTCGGAAAATTCGGAAATGTTCGAAAAGGGGAGAGGGGTGGCATCGAAGGGCGAGGGGGAGTCAGGGGCAAGGGAGGCGGGCGAGAGGGAGGCGGGAGCAAGGGAAGCGGGCGAGAGGGAGGCGGGGACGAGGGAGGCGGGGAAGAAGGGCGCGGGGAATGGGCGCGGACGGGTGAAGCGTGGGCGGGAAGGGGCTCCCTCGTGGCCCGGGCGGTTTCCTCGGCCTTCGCCGGCGATCGTGTTGCCGGAGCCTCTGCCCGCGGTGGTGCGGGATGCGGCGGGGCGGATCGTCGGGGTCAGCGCGCGGCTGGAACTGACCGGGGAACCGGCGACTCTGGCGATCGAGCGGGGGCAGGCGGTGGCGATCACCGGGTGGGCTGGTCCGTGGCCTGCCGACGAGCGGTGGTGGGCGCCCGAGGAAGCGCGGCGGCGGGCCCGGTTCCAGATGACCACTGAGGACGGACGGGCGCTGATGGTCTCGCTCGCGCAGGGGCGATGGCTGGTCGAGGCGAT comes from the Actinoplanes sp. OR16 genome and includes:
- a CDS encoding DNA polymerase Y family protein — translated: MEAGVRTLLVWCPDWPVVAAEIADGVPADAPVVVMAANRVLACSEGARREGIRRGIRRREAQSLCPRVIVVEHDPGRDARAFEPVVAAIEDVVAGIEVIRPGACAVAARGPARYFGGEEAAAERIVEQVAQTCAVECQVGIADGVFAAGIAARTGIVVGAGDARGFLSSVPISALEKPDLTDLLKRLGVETLGQFAALPASDVLTRFGFEGALAHRLASGSDHRPLAVRQPPLDLAVEETYDDALDRVDVAAFAGRALAEQLHERLAAHGLACTRLGIEAVTGDGQELYRVWRHDGMLTAAAIAERVRWQLDGWLTGARRGAMSGPTAGLVRLRLVPDGVMVHVGLQPGLWGETGAERERAHRAFSRVQGLLGPDSVVTMVLGGGRSADDQVRLVPWGDEREPARPAAEHREPIPGVVTEPLLGKLASVTHLRPIHVLSKSENSEMFEKGRGVASKGEGESGAREAGEREAGAREAGEREAGTREAGKKGAGNGRGRVKRGREGAPSWPGRFPRPSPAIVLPEPLPAVVRDAAGRIVGVSARLELTGEPATLAIERGQAVAITGWAGPWPADERWWAPEEARRRARFQMTTEDGRALMVSLAQGRWLVEAIYD